A genomic region of Pyrus communis chromosome 14, drPyrComm1.1, whole genome shotgun sequence contains the following coding sequences:
- the LOC137715011 gene encoding probable LRR receptor-like serine/threonine-protein kinase At1g53420 codes for MVRLKYLQEIDLTRNYLSGTIPPEWSSLRLVNISLIGNRLTGPIPVEFANITTLKSLDLSSNSLSGALPEELGNFPHMERMLLSSNKFTGYLPDSFANLTTLKDFRINDCNFSGQIPDFIEKWTNLEKLAIQGSGLMGPIPSGISLLTSLTDLRITDLIGPELPFPPLHNMKNMRTLMLRSCNIIGELPPYLGQMPKLKTLDLSYNKLTGEIPSSFASLANADYM; via the exons ATGGTCAGGCTCAAATATCTGCAAGAAAT CGACCTCACCCGGAACTACCTGAGTGGTACCATCCCTCCAGAATGGAGCTCCCTTCGACTTGTCAACAT CTCCCTTATTGGAAATCGTTTGACAGGTCCTATCCCAGTAGAGTTTGCAAACATCACCACCCTGAAGAGTTT GGACCTCAGTTCCAATTCTCTCTCTGGAGCTCTCCCTGAGGAGCTTGGGAATTTCCCACACATGGAAAGAAT GCTTCTTTCTTCAAACAAGTTCACTGGGTATTTGCCAGATTCATTTGCAAACCTTACCACATTAAAGGACTT TCGGATCAATGACTGTAACTTTTCTGGGCAGATACCTGATTTTATTGAGAAGTGGACAAATCTTGAAAAACT TGCGATTCAGGGTAGTGGTTTGATGGGGCCAATTCCTTCCGGCATCTCTCTTTTGACAAGCTTAACTGACTT GAGAATTACTGACTTGATTGGACCTGAATTACCCTTCCCTCCGCTCCATAATATGAAAAACATGAGGACACT GATGTTGAGGAGTTGCAATATTATCGGAGAGCTACCTCCATATCTCGGGCAAATGCCTAAATTGAAAACTTT AGACCTCAGCTATAATAAGCTGACCGGAGAAATTCCAAGCAGCTTCGCTAGTCTAGCAAATGCGGATTATATGTAA
- the LOC137715010 gene encoding probable leucine-rich repeat receptor-like serine/threonine-protein kinase At3g14840, with translation MPVLQNFNIMDDASVFGNVVIRNFTANVTNHTLKIHFNWAGKGTTGIPVRGVYGPLISAISVEPAVDNSSTKNGNSISPGVNGVSVGAVVGIVAGGIFIILVILSILWRRGSLGQQKTLEDDLKGVDLQTGKFTFKQLKAATTNFDKANKIGEGGFGSVYKGILADGTMIAVKQLSSKSKQGNREFVNEIGMISALQHPHLVSLYGYCIEGNQLLLVYEYIENNSVAHALFGAGESHLKLDWPTRHKICIGIARGLAHLHEESRLKVVHRDIKATNVLLDKNLNPKISDFGLAKLDEEDNTHISTRIAGTFGYMAPEYAMRGYLTDKADVYSFGILVLEIVSGRNNTSYRTKAECFYLLDWLT, from the exons ATGCCAGTACTGCAGAATTTCAATATTATGGATGACGCTAGTGTGTTTGGTAATGTAGTCATACGAAATTTTACCGCGAATGTAACTAATCATACCTTGAAGATCCATTTCAATTGGGCTGGCAAAGGGACGACAGGCATCCCTGTTAGAGGAGTCTATGGTCCTCTTATATCAGCTATTTCGGTGGAACCTGCAG TCGACAATAGCTCAACAAAAAATGGAAATAGCATATCACCTGGTGTAAATGGCGTATCTGTAGGTGCAGTGGTTGGAATTGTGGCCGGAGGAATCTTTATTATATTAGTGATACTTAGTATTCTTTGGAGGAGAGGCTCCCTAGGACAACAAAAGACATTGGAGGATG ATTTAAAGGGTGTGGACCTGCAAACTGGTAAGTTTACATTCAAGCAACTCAAAGCTGCCACAACCAACTTTGACAAAGCAAATAAGATTGGCGAAGGTGGTTTTGGTTCCGTTTATAAG GGTATTCTAGCAGATGGCACCATGATTGCTGTTAAGCAGCTTTCTTCCAAATCAAAGCAAGGGAATCGTGAATTTGTGAATGAGATAGGCATGATTTCTGCTTTGCAACACCCTCATCTTGTTAGCCTCTACGGATATTGTATTGAAGGAAATCAACTATTGCTTGTCTACGAGTACATAGAAAATAATAGCGTTGCTCATGCTTTGTTCG gGGCAGGAGAAAGTCATTTGAAGTTGGATTGGCCAACAAGGCACAAGATCTGCATTGGTATAGCGAGAGGTCTGGCTCACCTCCATGAGGAATCAAGATTGAAGGTCGTTCATAGAGACATAAAGGCAACTAATGTGTTGCTTGATAAAAATCTAAACCCAAAAATATCTGACTTTGGATTAGCCAAACTTGATGAAGAAGATAATACACACATTAGCACTCGTATTGCTGGAACTTT TGGCTATATGGCACCTGAATATGCAATGCGGGGTTATTTGACTGATAAAGCAGATGTTTATAGTTTTGGAATTCTTGTATTGGAGATTGTTAGTGGGAGGAACAACACAAGTTACCGAACAAAGGCAGAATGCTTTTATCTTCTTGATTGGCTAACTTGA